A single genomic interval of Gemmatimonadales bacterium harbors:
- the aroA gene encoding 3-phosphoshikimate 1-carboxyvinyltransferase: protein MIVDADLRVPGDKSLTHRMLILAGMADGTSHIGGALTSYDARSTARVLRQLGATVSPLVAGREITIRGRARFRRAAQPLHCGNSGTSARLLLGVLSAHPFASTVTGDRSLRRRPMRRVTDPLAQMGARFSFKGSDGLPVTVRGGRLEGIRYTLPVSSAQLKSALLLAGVAGEVPVEVREPGGRSRDHTERLLRAFGYRVEDDGDWIRFAPTGRIEPVSQEVPGDPSSAAFLVGAALLGESGELCLRGIGINPTRTGFLRVLARMGGSVEVQNHHEVGGEPVADLIVQPAELSATDVAAAEIPGLIDEIPLLSVLASRAEGTTVFREVGELRVKESDRLALLASNLRAVGAQAEAHGNTLTVVGGRSIPAGRVVTAGDHRIAMAFAVLGTLPGARVRVDDPACAAVSFPGFNESLRAMAAGRRGRK, encoded by the coding sequence ATGATCGTCGATGCCGATCTCCGGGTGCCCGGCGACAAGAGCCTCACCCACCGGATGCTGATCCTGGCGGGGATGGCCGATGGAACCAGTCACATCGGGGGCGCCCTCACCTCCTACGACGCCCGCAGCACGGCGCGTGTCCTTCGCCAGCTCGGCGCTACCGTCTCCCCCCTCGTGGCCGGGCGGGAGATCACGATCCGCGGGCGTGCGCGATTCCGTCGCGCCGCACAGCCCCTCCACTGCGGGAACTCCGGCACCTCGGCACGACTCCTCCTCGGGGTCCTGTCGGCCCACCCCTTCGCGTCCACCGTGACGGGTGATCGTTCGCTGCGCCGCCGGCCGATGCGCCGGGTCACCGATCCGCTCGCGCAGATGGGCGCCCGCTTCTCGTTCAAGGGGAGCGACGGCCTTCCTGTCACCGTTCGCGGGGGCCGACTCGAGGGGATACGGTACACGCTCCCCGTCTCCAGCGCGCAGCTCAAGAGTGCGCTGCTCCTTGCCGGTGTTGCCGGTGAGGTTCCCGTCGAGGTCCGGGAACCGGGAGGACGGTCGCGCGACCACACCGAGCGGCTGCTCCGTGCGTTTGGATACCGGGTCGAAGACGACGGCGACTGGATCCGGTTCGCGCCGACAGGACGGATCGAGCCGGTCAGCCAGGAGGTGCCGGGCGACCCCTCCTCCGCCGCCTTCCTCGTTGGCGCCGCCCTGCTGGGTGAGAGTGGCGAGTTGTGCCTGCGGGGGATCGGGATCAACCCGACGCGAACCGGCTTTCTCCGGGTGCTCGCGCGGATGGGCGGCTCCGTCGAGGTGCAAAATCACCATGAGGTCGGTGGCGAACCGGTCGCCGACCTGATCGTGCAGCCTGCCGAGCTCTCGGCGACCGACGTCGCGGCGGCCGAGATTCCCGGCCTGATCGACGAGATCCCGCTGCTTTCGGTACTCGCCAGCCGTGCCGAGGGTACCACGGTCTTTCGGGAAGTGGGCGAACTTCGGGTCAAGGAGAGCGACCGACTGGCGCTCCTGGCCAGCAATCTCCGGGCGGTGGGTGCGCAGGCCGAGGCCCACGGCAACACCCTGACGGTCGTTGGGGGCCGGTCCATTCCGGCGGGGCGGGTCGTCACCGCGGGCGATCATCGGATCGCCATGGCGTTCGCAGTGCTCGGGACCCTCCCGGGCGCGAGGGTCCGGGTCGACGATCCCGCCTGCGCCGCTGTCAGTTTTCCTGGCTTCAATGAATCGCTCCGTGCCATGGCGGCCGGAAGAAGGGGGAGGAAGTGA
- the cmk gene encoding (d)CMP kinase → MRVVAIDGPAASGKSSTARAVARVLGFHHLDSGALYRTLTRVALDAGLDPDDLDVAVLLAKADQRGLGLRPEGEDFVPLLDGAPAEHLIRTPEVTAAVSAVSAVPEVRDWANARMRALAEAGVPIVVDGRDIGSVVFPEAGLKIFLYAKSVVRAMRRLAQQGGKEPSNEEILAEADRLKARDAADRSRPVAPLVSPEDAVELDSGRMTFEEQVDGIARLARAVYRLPDPGA, encoded by the coding sequence ATGCGTGTCGTGGCCATCGATGGGCCGGCGGCGTCGGGCAAGTCGAGCACGGCCAGGGCCGTCGCCCGGGTGCTCGGATTCCATCATCTCGACAGCGGGGCGCTCTACCGGACGCTGACCCGGGTGGCGCTCGATGCGGGCCTCGATCCCGATGACCTCGATGTGGCCGTGCTCCTGGCCAAGGCGGACCAGCGGGGGCTCGGCCTGCGGCCCGAGGGGGAGGACTTCGTTCCCCTGCTCGACGGGGCTCCCGCCGAGCACCTGATCCGGACGCCGGAGGTCACGGCCGCGGTGTCGGCGGTGTCGGCGGTGCCGGAGGTGCGCGACTGGGCCAACGCCCGGATGCGGGCGCTCGCCGAAGCGGGGGTGCCCATCGTGGTGGATGGGAGAGACATCGGGTCGGTTGTGTTCCCGGAGGCGGGCCTCAAGATCTTCCTCTACGCCAAGTCGGTCGTGCGCGCCATGCGGCGGCTGGCACAACAGGGGGGCAAGGAGCCGTCGAACGAGGAGATCCTGGCGGAGGCTGACCGGCTCAAGGCCCGGGACGCCGCGGACCGGTCGCGCCCCGTCGCGCCCCTCGTCTCGCCGGAGGACGCCGTGGAGCTGGATAGCGGCCGGATGACCTTCGAGGAACAGGTGGACGGAATCGCCCGGCTGGCCCGGGCGGTGTACCGGCTGCCGGACCCCGGGGCATAG
- a CDS encoding 30S ribosomal protein S1, which translates to MSELSAAPSDLDAPDAATPDTATPDETPRRYSVRTDAIMGATGLLVRADLYDEDYSEDEYEQMLSMYEGTMASIAEGEIVKSKVLRITENAVILDVGFKSEGSVALDEFKEPPAVGDEVEVFLEHLEDQEGAVVLSKKKADFMRVWEKIRVAHEADEPVEGTLVKKIKGGVVVNLMGVDAFLPGSQIALRRVPNIDELLGSTYEFKIIKLNKRRRNIVVSRRVILEHERAHKREHLMKELLVGQVRKGVVKNITDFGAFIDLGGVDGLLHITDMSYGRVSHPTEMVAIGREVEVKILDIDWQRERISLGMKQLQEYPWKDVAAKYPVGTRVQGKVVSITNYGAFVELEPGIEGLVHISEMSWTRNVRHPSKIVSIGETIEAVVLKVDESEEKISLGMKQTEQDPWMILPQKFPVGTRLEGKVRNLTSFGAFVEIEPGIDGLIHISDMSWTKRVQHPSEVVKKGDAVNVVILNIDGENKRISLGLKQAEEDPWLSIGETLPVGHELRGRAVRLMDKGVVIDLGNDLEAFAPMSQLGVANIDNPGDAVKEGQPLDVKVIEVDPIHHRIVVAVIGYPDEPIIPPVKPDFDESPADE; encoded by the coding sequence ATGTCCGAGCTGTCCGCCGCCCCGTCCGATCTGGACGCCCCCGACGCGGCTACCCCCGACACCGCCACTCCTGACGAAACGCCCCGCCGCTACTCGGTCCGCACCGACGCCATCATGGGCGCCACGGGCCTGCTGGTCCGCGCCGACCTCTACGACGAGGACTACAGCGAGGACGAGTACGAGCAGATGCTCTCGATGTACGAGGGCACCATGGCCTCGATTGCCGAGGGCGAAATCGTCAAGTCGAAGGTCCTGCGCATCACCGAGAACGCCGTGATCCTCGACGTCGGCTTCAAGTCGGAGGGCTCCGTGGCCCTCGACGAGTTCAAGGAGCCCCCGGCGGTCGGCGACGAAGTCGAAGTCTTCCTCGAGCACCTCGAGGACCAGGAGGGGGCGGTCGTCCTCTCCAAGAAGAAGGCCGACTTCATGCGGGTCTGGGAAAAGATCCGGGTGGCGCACGAGGCGGACGAGCCGGTCGAGGGCACCCTGGTCAAGAAGATCAAGGGTGGCGTGGTCGTGAACCTGATGGGGGTGGACGCCTTCCTCCCCGGCAGCCAGATCGCGCTCCGCCGGGTGCCGAACATCGACGAGCTGCTCGGCTCGACGTACGAATTCAAGATCATCAAGCTCAACAAGCGCCGGCGGAACATCGTGGTCAGCCGCCGCGTCATCCTCGAGCACGAGCGGGCGCACAAGCGCGAGCACCTGATGAAGGAGCTCCTTGTCGGCCAGGTGCGGAAGGGCGTCGTCAAGAACATCACCGACTTCGGGGCGTTCATCGACCTCGGCGGCGTCGACGGCCTGCTGCACATCACCGACATGTCCTACGGCCGCGTCTCGCACCCGACCGAAATGGTCGCGATCGGCCGCGAGGTCGAGGTCAAGATCCTCGACATCGACTGGCAGCGTGAGCGCATCAGCCTCGGCATGAAGCAGCTCCAGGAATACCCGTGGAAGGACGTCGCCGCCAAGTACCCCGTGGGCACGCGGGTGCAGGGCAAGGTGGTGTCCATCACCAATTACGGCGCCTTCGTCGAACTCGAGCCGGGCATCGAAGGCCTGGTGCACATTTCCGAGATGAGCTGGACGCGCAACGTCCGCCACCCCTCGAAGATCGTCAGCATCGGCGAGACCATCGAGGCCGTGGTGCTCAAGGTCGACGAGTCGGAGGAGAAGATCTCCCTCGGCATGAAGCAGACCGAGCAGGATCCCTGGATGATCCTGCCGCAGAAGTTCCCGGTCGGCACCCGTCTCGAGGGCAAGGTCCGCAACCTGACCAGCTTCGGCGCCTTCGTCGAGATCGAGCCGGGCATCGACGGCCTCATCCACATCTCCGACATGTCCTGGACCAAGCGCGTCCAGCACCCGTCCGAGGTCGTGAAGAAGGGCGACGCCGTCAACGTCGTCATCCTCAACATCGACGGCGAGAACAAGCGGATCTCCCTCGGCCTCAAGCAGGCGGAAGAGGATCCCTGGCTCAGCATCGGCGAGACCCTGCCGGTGGGTCACGAGCTCCGCGGCCGTGCCGTGCGCCTGATGGACAAGGGTGTCGTCATCGACCTCGGCAACGACCTCGAGGCCTTCGCCCCGATGTCGCAGCTCGGTGTCGCCAACATCGACAACCCGGGTGACGCCGTGAAGGAAGGCCAGCCGCTCGATGTGAAGGTCATCGAAGTGGATCCGATCCATCACCGCATCGTGGTGGCGGTCATCGGGTACCCCGACGAGCCGATCATCCCGCCGGTCAAGCCCGACTTCGACGAGTCCCCCGCGGACGAGTAG
- a CDS encoding acyl-CoA carboxylase subunit beta gives MTDSRKRLDELHRRQAEAEQGGGARRIAQQHKKGKLTARERLDLLLDEGSFVEIDRFVTHRATDFGLADEIYLGDGVVTGSGRIDGRLVYVFSQDFTVFGGSLSETHAAKICKIMDLAVRNGAPMIGLNDSGGARIQEGVVSLGGYADIFLRNTLASGVVPQISAILGPCAGGAVYSPAITDFVHMVRGVSYMFVTGPNVVKTVTHEDVSFEQLGGADIHAGTSGVAHFVHDSEPQCLAAIRELIGFLPSNNLDPAPVLPTTDPEDRRDEALLDVIPANATQPYDMRDVIRRVVDDTIFHEVHGEYAGNLLVGFARLGGESVGIVANQPAMLAGVLDINASVKGARFIRFCDAFNIPLVTFEDVPGFLPGVAQEHGGIIKHGAKLLYAYCEATVPKLTVITRKAYGGAYDVMSSKHIRGDLNLAWPTAEIAVMGPKGAVEILFKEQIAKAADPAAETARLIEEYTEKFANPWGAAARGYVDDVIDPRDTRPRLIDGLRALRTKRDRNPAKKHGCIPL, from the coding sequence ATGACCGACTCCCGGAAGCGCCTCGACGAACTCCACCGCCGCCAGGCCGAGGCGGAGCAGGGTGGTGGTGCCCGCCGCATTGCCCAGCAGCACAAGAAGGGCAAGCTCACCGCCCGCGAGCGGCTCGACCTCCTCCTCGACGAGGGGAGCTTTGTCGAGATCGACCGGTTCGTGACCCACCGCGCCACCGATTTCGGACTGGCCGACGAGATCTACCTCGGTGACGGGGTCGTGACCGGCTCCGGGCGCATCGACGGACGGCTGGTCTACGTGTTCAGCCAGGACTTCACGGTGTTCGGTGGGTCGCTCTCCGAGACGCACGCCGCGAAGATCTGCAAGATCATGGACCTCGCCGTCCGGAACGGCGCGCCGATGATCGGGCTCAACGACTCGGGTGGTGCGCGCATCCAGGAGGGGGTCGTTTCCCTGGGGGGCTATGCCGACATCTTCCTCCGAAACACCCTCGCCTCCGGTGTCGTCCCCCAGATCTCCGCCATCCTGGGCCCCTGCGCCGGCGGCGCGGTGTACAGCCCCGCCATCACCGACTTCGTCCACATGGTCCGGGGCGTCAGCTACATGTTCGTCACCGGCCCCAACGTGGTGAAGACGGTCACCCACGAGGACGTCTCGTTCGAGCAGCTCGGTGGCGCCGACATCCACGCCGGCACCTCGGGCGTGGCGCATTTCGTCCACGATTCCGAACCGCAGTGCCTGGCCGCCATCCGCGAGCTGATCGGGTTCCTCCCCAGCAACAACCTCGACCCGGCGCCGGTGCTGCCGACCACCGACCCCGAGGACCGGCGCGACGAGGCGCTCCTCGATGTCATCCCCGCCAACGCGACGCAGCCCTACGACATGCGCGACGTGATCCGGCGGGTGGTGGACGATACGATCTTCCACGAGGTGCACGGCGAATATGCCGGGAACCTGCTGGTGGGGTTCGCCCGACTCGGCGGAGAATCGGTGGGCATCGTCGCCAACCAGCCCGCCATGCTCGCCGGCGTGCTCGACATCAACGCCTCGGTCAAGGGTGCCCGGTTCATCCGGTTCTGTGACGCCTTCAACATCCCACTCGTCACCTTTGAAGACGTCCCCGGCTTCCTGCCCGGGGTGGCCCAGGAGCACGGCGGAATCATCAAGCACGGCGCCAAGCTCCTCTACGCCTATTGCGAGGCGACGGTCCCCAAGCTGACCGTCATCACGCGAAAGGCCTACGGGGGGGCCTACGACGTGATGAGTTCGAAGCACATCCGGGGCGACCTCAACCTCGCCTGGCCCACCGCGGAAATCGCGGTGATGGGGCCGAAGGGGGCGGTGGAGATCCTCTTCAAGGAACAGATTGCCAAGGCGGCTGATCCCGCCGCCGAGACGGCCCGCCTGATCGAGGAATACACCGAGAAGTTCGCCAACCCCTGGGGGGCGGCCGCCCGGGGCTACGTGGACGACGTGATCGACCCCCGGGATACGCGGCCGCGGCTGATCGACGGTCTGCGGGCCCTCCGGACCAAGCGGGACCGGAATCCGGCGAAGAAGCACGGGTGTATCCCGCTCTGA
- a CDS encoding acetyl-CoA carboxylase biotin carboxylase subunit encodes MTPITRVLVANRGEIALRIIRACHEEGLEAVAVYSAADRLSPHVRASDLAVEIGPAAPSESYLRIDRLLEVARETGAQAVHPGYGFLAERAAFAEAVEQAGLVFIGPPSTAIRAMGDKTEARRRMRAAGVPVVPGADAPITELAPALALASQMGYPVMVKAAAGGGGKGMRVVRAAEELEGALATAASEALKAFGDAGVYIEKFIERPRHVEIQVLADATRTVHLGERECSVQRRHQKVLEEAPSVAVDAELRERMGAAAVAAATAVGYRSAGTCEFLLAADGSFYFLEMNTRIQVEHPVTELVYGIDLVRQQLRIARGLPMQVPDGPRHPNGWAVECRITSEDPGNGWMPSTGRVEFLRVPSGPGVRWDSGVEIGNEVTLYYDSMVAKLIVWGRDRENALRRMVRALDELVVVGIATNQGFQRRLVTDPAFVAGDIDIQFLDRRPDLAEAPPSAALTRAAAIAAALAEDAARHARKPAIAESGAARTAWLAAARAEGLR; translated from the coding sequence ATGACCCCCATCACTCGAGTCCTTGTCGCGAACCGCGGCGAAATCGCGTTGCGCATCATCCGCGCGTGCCACGAGGAAGGTCTCGAGGCGGTCGCCGTCTACTCCGCAGCCGATCGCCTCAGCCCGCATGTGCGCGCTTCCGACCTGGCGGTCGAGATCGGGCCGGCCGCGCCGTCGGAGAGCTACCTCCGGATTGACCGGTTGCTGGAAGTCGCCCGCGAGACGGGGGCGCAGGCAGTGCACCCCGGGTACGGGTTCCTCGCCGAGCGCGCCGCCTTTGCCGAAGCGGTGGAGCAGGCCGGCCTGGTGTTCATCGGGCCGCCCTCCACCGCCATCCGCGCCATGGGCGACAAGACGGAGGCGCGGCGCCGCATGCGCGCGGCCGGGGTGCCGGTGGTGCCGGGCGCCGACGCGCCGATCACCGAACTCGCGCCCGCCCTCGCGCTGGCGAGCCAGATGGGCTATCCGGTCATGGTCAAGGCGGCCGCCGGCGGCGGCGGGAAGGGGATGCGCGTCGTCCGCGCCGCCGAAGAACTCGAGGGCGCGCTGGCCACCGCCGCGTCGGAGGCGCTCAAGGCCTTCGGCGACGCGGGGGTCTACATCGAGAAGTTCATCGAGCGGCCGCGGCACGTGGAAATCCAGGTGCTCGCCGATGCGACGCGCACCGTGCACCTCGGCGAGCGGGAATGTTCCGTCCAGCGGCGCCACCAGAAGGTGCTCGAGGAGGCGCCGTCGGTGGCAGTCGATGCGGAGCTGCGTGAGCGGATGGGAGCCGCCGCGGTGGCCGCGGCGACCGCGGTGGGGTACCGGAGCGCGGGAACCTGCGAGTTCCTGCTCGCCGCCGACGGGTCGTTCTACTTCCTGGAGATGAACACCCGCATCCAGGTGGAGCATCCGGTCACCGAACTGGTGTACGGCATCGACCTGGTGCGGCAGCAGCTGCGCATCGCGCGCGGACTGCCGATGCAGGTGCCGGACGGCCCCCGCCATCCCAACGGGTGGGCGGTGGAATGCCGGATCACGAGCGAGGACCCCGGCAACGGATGGATGCCCTCGACCGGCCGGGTCGAGTTCCTTCGCGTGCCGTCGGGCCCCGGGGTGCGGTGGGACAGCGGTGTCGAGATCGGCAACGAGGTCACGCTCTACTACGACTCGATGGTGGCCAAGCTCATCGTCTGGGGCCGTGACAGGGAGAACGCGCTCCGCCGGATGGTGCGCGCGCTCGATGAACTGGTTGTCGTGGGCATCGCCACGAACCAGGGATTCCAGCGGCGGCTCGTGACCGACCCCGCCTTCGTTGCCGGCGACATCGACATTCAGTTCCTCGATCGACGACCAGACCTGGCAGAGGCGCCCCCCAGCGCGGCCCTGACCCGCGCGGCCGCCATCGCCGCCGCGCTGGCCGAGGACGCCGCCCGCCATGCCCGGAAGCCGGCGATTGCCGAGTCGGGCGCCGCGCGCACCGCCTGGCTCGCGGCCGCGCGCGCTGAGGGGCTCCGCTGA
- a CDS encoding TRAM domain-containing protein, with protein sequence MLRIASGGDGVGKLDDGRTVFVPRTAAGDLVTLKRVKVAKTFARAEVDVVVEPSPDRIEPGCPHYVRDQCGGCQLQHLALPAQLAAKRSIVGETLRRIGKLEVEDPEIEPAAAVWGYRNKVTLTVSDAGRRIGFHRQGRAGEVFDLERCLIADPALMELWTTVREHRALLPEHAEQIVLRRDREGGLHLIAKVSGQTVWRSAALLHVALVRRGVPAVLWWVPEEGAPRAVAGAAEPYPAAVFEQVHPAMGDRVRAWALEQLGHWEGMTAWDLYAGVGETSALLVAGGATVESVEVDARAVVEANRRGPDEGIERHAGRAEDIVPRLRPAGLVVTNPPRTGMDERVTDAIAAARPKKIAYISCDPATLARDLARLLPRVPASPPMRLAALRAFDLFPQTAHVETVAILESDG encoded by the coding sequence ATTCTCCGGATCGCCTCCGGGGGCGACGGCGTCGGGAAGCTGGACGATGGACGAACGGTCTTCGTGCCGCGGACGGCGGCCGGCGACCTCGTCACCCTGAAGCGGGTCAAGGTTGCCAAGACCTTCGCACGCGCCGAGGTGGACGTCGTTGTGGAGCCGTCGCCCGATCGGATCGAACCGGGCTGCCCGCACTATGTGCGGGACCAGTGTGGTGGTTGCCAGCTGCAGCATCTCGCGCTCCCCGCACAGCTGGCGGCGAAGCGCTCAATCGTGGGGGAAACACTCCGCCGCATCGGGAAGCTGGAGGTGGAGGATCCCGAGATCGAGCCGGCCGCCGCCGTCTGGGGCTATCGGAACAAGGTGACGCTGACCGTCTCCGACGCCGGTCGGCGGATCGGATTCCACCGGCAGGGGCGCGCGGGAGAAGTCTTCGACCTCGAGCGGTGCCTCATCGCCGATCCCGCGCTGATGGAGCTCTGGACCACCGTGCGGGAGCATCGCGCGCTCCTCCCCGAGCACGCCGAGCAGATCGTGCTTCGCCGGGACCGCGAGGGCGGACTCCACCTGATCGCGAAGGTCAGCGGGCAGACGGTGTGGCGCTCGGCGGCGCTCCTCCACGTGGCGCTGGTGCGCCGGGGGGTGCCGGCGGTGCTCTGGTGGGTGCCGGAAGAGGGAGCGCCACGGGCGGTCGCCGGCGCCGCGGAGCCATATCCCGCGGCCGTCTTCGAACAGGTGCACCCGGCCATGGGCGACCGGGTCCGGGCCTGGGCGCTCGAACAGCTGGGGCACTGGGAGGGGATGACCGCCTGGGACCTTTACGCCGGGGTGGGGGAGACCTCGGCCCTGCTGGTGGCTGGCGGCGCCACCGTCGAGAGCGTGGAGGTCGATGCGCGCGCGGTGGTCGAGGCAAACCGACGGGGACCGGACGAAGGGATTGAGCGGCACGCCGGGCGGGCGGAGGATATCGTGCCCCGGCTGCGGCCGGCGGGGCTGGTGGTCACCAACCCACCGAGGACCGGGATGGACGAACGGGTGACGGACGCGATCGCCGCGGCCCGCCCGAAGAAAATCGCCTACATCAGTTGCGACCCGGCCACCCTTGCACGGGACCTCGCACGATTGCTTCCCCGCGTCCCCGCTTCCCCGCCCATGCGCCTCGCCGCCCTGCGCGCCTTCGACCTCTTCCCACAGACGGCGCACGTCGAGACGGTGGCGATCCTGGAGAGTGACGGATGA
- a CDS encoding acetyl-CoA carboxylase biotin carboxyl carrier protein subunit codes for MKYFVSVGGVQVEVAVEPDGIRVDGELVDAALEPLAGTPLQQLRMGERTLVFSIDPRERGEWELGYRGERWTASVVDERTRHIRSLTGEGRQRVGAGEVKAPMPGLVLRVLVEPGQRVEAGAGLAVLEAMKMENQIKAPAAGVVEAVRVEAGKAVEKGQVLVVLAAPPAPGPAGDGVA; via the coding sequence ATGAAGTATTTCGTGTCGGTGGGGGGCGTGCAGGTGGAGGTGGCCGTCGAGCCCGACGGCATCCGGGTGGATGGCGAGCTGGTGGACGCGGCGCTGGAGCCACTCGCCGGCACGCCGCTCCAGCAGCTCCGGATGGGGGAGCGCACGCTGGTCTTTTCCATCGATCCCCGCGAGCGCGGGGAGTGGGAGCTTGGTTATCGTGGCGAGCGGTGGACGGCCTCGGTCGTGGACGAGCGTACCCGGCATATCCGGAGCCTCACCGGCGAGGGTCGGCAGCGGGTGGGGGCAGGGGAGGTCAAGGCGCCGATGCCGGGGTTGGTGCTCCGGGTCCTGGTGGAGCCGGGGCAGCGGGTGGAGGCGGGGGCGGGGCTGGCGGTCCTGGAGGCCATGAAGATGGAGAACCAGATCAAGGCCCCCGCGGCCGGGGTGGTCGAGGCGGTCCGGGTCGAGGCCGGGAAGGCGGTCGAGAAGGGGCAGGTGCTGGTGGTACTGGCCGCCCCGCCAGCGCCCGGCCCGGCCGGGGATGGGGTGGCTTGA
- the rplM gene encoding 50S ribosomal protein L13 yields MKTFSATPSDIHHEWLIVDAQDVPLGRLASTVAQLIRGKHKPTYTPHMDVGDFVIVINAEKVRLTGKKLDGKTYFKYTGYMGHETHTTARNLMAKHPDRVIEKAVFGMLPKTSLAKQHLRGKLKVYAGAEHPHAAQQPKPFTIQSSTQKVSA; encoded by the coding sequence ATGAAGACCTTTAGCGCGACGCCGAGCGACATCCACCACGAGTGGCTGATCGTTGACGCCCAGGACGTGCCGCTCGGCCGGTTGGCCAGCACGGTGGCGCAGCTCATCCGGGGCAAGCACAAGCCGACGTACACGCCGCACATGGATGTCGGCGACTTCGTCATCGTCATCAACGCCGAGAAGGTCCGCCTGACGGGCAAGAAGCTCGACGGCAAGACCTACTTCAAGTACACCGGGTACATGGGCCACGAAACCCACACGACCGCCCGGAACCTGATGGCCAAGCACCCTGACCGGGTCATTGAGAAGGCCGTCTTCGGCATGCTGCCGAAGACCTCGCTCGCCAAGCAGCACCTGCGCGGCAAGCTCAAGGTGTACGCCGGCGCGGAGCACCCGCACGCGGCGCAGCAGCCCAAGCCCTTTACGATTCAGTCCAGCACCCAGAAGGTGAGCGCATGA
- the rpsI gene encoding 30S ribosomal protein S9 — translation MTASPEFRWQAVGRRKTSVARVYLTPGTGKWDINGRTLGDYFPRPSLVQHIQQSFTATDTLGAFDVRAHVDGGGQAGQAGALRHGIARALVEADGLHRAKLRAAGLLTRDPRAVERKKPGRPGARKRFQFSKR, via the coding sequence ATGACGGCTTCTCCCGAATTCCGGTGGCAGGCAGTGGGTCGCCGCAAGACCAGCGTCGCCCGCGTGTACCTGACGCCCGGCACTGGCAAGTGGGACATCAACGGCCGCACGCTCGGCGACTACTTCCCCCGGCCCTCGCTGGTGCAGCACATCCAGCAGTCGTTCACGGCCACGGACACCCTCGGCGCCTTTGACGTTCGCGCCCATGTGGACGGTGGCGGGCAGGCGGGCCAGGCAGGCGCGCTTCGGCACGGCATCGCGCGGGCGCTGGTGGAGGCCGACGGTCTGCACCGGGCCAAGCTGCGGGCCGCCGGGCTCCTGACGCGCGACCCGCGCGCCGTGGAGCGGAAGAAGCCAGGCCGTCCGGGCGCCCGGAAGCGGTTCCAGTTCAGCAAGCGGTAG
- the rpsB gene encoding 30S ribosomal protein S2: MAQPALQDLLEAGVHFGHQTRRWNPKMRRFIFAERSGIYIIDLQKTLRQIIKAQELLRTVVLKGDSVLFVCTKRQLKAVVQAEATESGGHYVTERWLGGMLTNFQTVKKQIRRLKDLEQGASDGEFESYTKKEKLLFERERVKLSRNLEGIKNMARLPGALFVVDAKKEKIAVAEANKLGIPVVAIVDTNADPDVITVPIPGNDDAIRAVALITHALADTIAEARAQMPARDAADADDAETYSTDSGTEGDADADRKKRRARRKRRPKPEAIAARLKGESETADSGEAEAAAPAAAAESDA, translated from the coding sequence ATGGCACAGCCCGCACTGCAGGACCTGCTCGAAGCCGGCGTTCACTTCGGCCACCAGACCCGTCGGTGGAACCCGAAGATGCGCCGTTTCATCTTCGCCGAACGCTCCGGCATCTACATCATCGACCTGCAGAAGACCCTCCGGCAGATCATCAAGGCCCAGGAGCTCCTCCGCACCGTCGTCCTCAAGGGCGACAGCGTCCTCTTCGTGTGCACCAAGCGGCAGCTCAAGGCCGTGGTGCAGGCCGAGGCGACCGAGAGCGGCGGGCACTACGTCACGGAGCGGTGGCTGGGCGGCATGCTCACCAACTTCCAGACGGTCAAGAAGCAGATCCGGCGGCTGAAGGACCTCGAGCAGGGGGCCTCGGACGGCGAGTTCGAGAGCTACACCAAGAAGGAAAAGCTGCTCTTCGAGCGGGAGCGCGTGAAGCTGTCGCGCAACCTCGAGGGCATCAAGAACATGGCCCGGCTGCCCGGCGCGCTCTTCGTGGTGGACGCCAAGAAGGAAAAGATTGCGGTCGCCGAGGCCAACAAGCTCGGGATCCCGGTGGTGGCCATCGTGGACACCAACGCCGACCCCGACGTGATCACCGTGCCGATCCCGGGCAACGACGACGCCATCCGCGCCGTCGCCCTGATCACGCATGCGCTGGCGGACACGATCGCCGAAGCCCGCGCCCAGATGCCGGCGCGTGACGCGGCCGACGCCGACGACGCCGAGACGTACAGCACCGACTCCGGCACCGAAGGCGACGCCGACGCGGACCGAAAGAAGCGCCGGGCCCGCCGGAAGCGCCGGCCGAAGCCCGAGGCGATCGCCGCGCGGCTCAAGGGGGAGTCGGAGACGGCGGATTCGGGGGAGGCCGAGGCGGCTGCCCCGGCTGCCGCGGCAGAGTCGGACGCCTAG